A single Deltaproteobacteria bacterium DNA region contains:
- a CDS encoding flagellar hook protein FlgE — MSISSSIYIGTSGVMAQQESMSVISDNIANMSTVGFKSSRLLFSNLLSQELTGASVGNQIGQGVGVSSVWRDMDAGPLETTNNSMDMAISGNGFFMVSPPESEDVYYTKAGNFTFDKDGYLLDPNKNVVQGYQLTPEEMKNGLTAIPAEDAPLQDVKLSTENGDPIVSTPEMTSKVQMMVNLDSGSQDLSVNEDSPFTALFTNWDATAEEPLGAGSYTYTSALKIYDANGDAHVVTAYFDPASESTESPSGHTTWEYLLTVPPEEDGSALNTKAGILMAGTLTFSPAGELDNLSAFQGTTDDATTWTPVPLSEDGFPTFTMTLADGTAITSSLDFGVNATGEWDLKGGAATMAELGNDPTALPKLADPQKNPLSTTAYATGSSTIHQSQNGYAEGALQSTHVDGNGIIVGKFSNGQEQELYKIALADFINPQGLFREGGNLFSATKDSGAATSGWAGEGKLGSIVGSTLENSNVDLATEFVHMITTQKAFDANSKVITTSDQVVQTALGMKK; from the coding sequence ATGAGCATCTCCTCATCCATCTATATCGGCACCAGCGGGGTCATGGCCCAGCAAGAGAGCATGTCGGTCATTTCCGACAATATCGCCAACATGAGCACCGTTGGATTCAAGTCCTCGCGGCTTCTGTTCAGTAATTTGCTCAGCCAGGAACTCACTGGCGCCAGTGTTGGCAACCAGATCGGGCAAGGCGTTGGCGTGAGTTCGGTGTGGCGGGACATGGACGCGGGTCCCCTTGAAACCACCAACAATTCCATGGATATGGCTATTTCCGGGAATGGCTTTTTCATGGTTTCGCCGCCGGAATCCGAAGACGTGTATTACACCAAGGCGGGTAATTTCACCTTCGACAAGGATGGCTACCTGCTCGACCCCAACAAGAACGTCGTGCAAGGATACCAGCTCACGCCCGAGGAAATGAAGAACGGCCTGACCGCGATCCCGGCCGAGGATGCTCCTCTTCAGGATGTGAAACTGAGCACCGAAAACGGTGATCCCATTGTGTCCACTCCGGAAATGACCTCCAAGGTCCAGATGATGGTCAACCTGGATTCGGGGTCCCAGGATCTTTCCGTCAACGAGGACAGCCCGTTCACCGCCCTTTTCACCAACTGGGACGCCACAGCCGAGGAGCCCCTGGGCGCCGGCTCCTATACCTACACCTCGGCCCTGAAAATTTACGACGCCAACGGGGACGCCCATGTCGTCACCGCCTATTTCGATCCGGCCTCGGAGAGCACCGAGAGCCCCAGCGGGCACACCACCTGGGAATACCTGCTGACCGTGCCCCCGGAGGAAGACGGCTCCGCCCTGAACACCAAGGCCGGCATCCTCATGGCCGGCACACTCACCTTTTCTCCGGCGGGCGAGCTCGACAACCTCAGCGCGTTTCAGGGCACGACAGACGACGCGACCACGTGGACACCGGTGCCCCTGTCCGAGGATGGTTTCCCAACCTTCACCATGACCCTGGCCGACGGAACCGCCATCACCAGTTCCCTGGATTTTGGCGTCAACGCCACCGGGGAGTGGGATCTCAAGGGCGGCGCGGCGACCATGGCGGAACTGGGCAACGACCCCACGGCACTTCCCAAGCTCGCGGACCCACAAAAGAATCCGTTGAGCACCACGGCCTACGCCACGGGCTCCAGCACCATCCATCAATCCCAGAATGGGTATGCGGAGGGGGCATTGCAATCGACCCATGTCGACGGCAACGGGATTATCGTGGGCAAGTTTTCCAATGGGCAAGAGCAAGAACTTTACAAAATCGCGCTGGCGGACTTCATCAATCCCCAGGGGTTATTCCGGGAAGGCGGCAATTTGTTCTCGGCCACCAAGGATTCCGGGGCCGCCACCAGCGGCTGGGCCGGCGAGGGCAAACTGGGATCCATCGTGGGCAGCACGCTGGAAAACTCCAATGTCGATCTGGCCACGGAATTCGTGCACATGATCACCACGCAAAAGGCCTTCGACGCCAACAGCAAGGTCATCACCACGTCCGACCAGGTCGTGCAGACCGCCCTGGGCATGAAGAAGTAA
- the htpX gene encoding zinc metalloprotease HtpX, protein MNTIKTTFLLTLLTLLLVAMGGAIGGRSGMVIAFIIAGGMNFFSYWYSDKIVLKMYGAREVSRADSPDFYGIVENLARKANLPMPKVYVIPSDSPNAFATGRNPQHAAVAATQGIMRILSRDELEGVMAHELSHVLHRDTLISTIAATIAGAISMLGNMLQWAAIFGMGRSDDEEGGGSVIGGLAMAIIAPIAAMLIQMAVSRSREFMADEMGAKISGNPRALASALNKLQQASTMIPMQEATPATSHMFIVNPLTASRLASLFSTHPPMEERIARLMAMA, encoded by the coding sequence ATGAACACCATCAAAACCACGTTTCTCTTGACCCTCCTGACCCTGCTTTTGGTCGCCATGGGTGGCGCCATCGGCGGCAGGAGCGGCATGGTCATCGCTTTCATCATCGCCGGCGGCATGAACTTCTTCTCCTACTGGTATTCGGACAAAATCGTGCTCAAGATGTACGGGGCGCGGGAGGTGAGCCGCGCCGACAGTCCGGACTTTTACGGCATCGTGGAAAATCTGGCCCGCAAGGCGAACCTGCCCATGCCCAAGGTTTATGTCATTCCGTCGGACAGTCCCAACGCCTTCGCCACGGGCCGCAACCCCCAACACGCCGCCGTGGCCGCGACCCAGGGCATCATGCGCATCCTGTCCCGCGACGAACTGGAAGGCGTCATGGCCCACGAATTGTCCCATGTCCTGCACCGCGACACCCTCATCTCGACCATCGCCGCGACCATTGCCGGCGCCATCTCCATGCTGGGCAACATGCTGCAGTGGGCGGCCATTTTCGGCATGGGCAGAAGTGACGACGAAGAAGGCGGCGGCAGCGTGATCGGCGGCCTGGCCATGGCCATCATCGCGCCCATCGCGGCCATGCTGATCCAGATGGCCGTGTCCCGCTCGCGCGAGTTCATGGCCGATGAAATGGGCGCGAAAATCAGCGGCAACCCCCGCGCCCTGGCCAGCGCCCTGAACAAGCTGCAGCAGGCCTCGACCATGATCCCCATGCAGGAGGCCACCCCGGCCACCTCGCACATGTTCATCGTCAACCCGCTCACGGCCTCTCGTCTGGCCAGTCTGTTCTCGACCCATCCGCCCATGGAAGAGCGCATCGCCCGTCTGATGGCCATGGCCTGA
- a CDS encoding CYTH domain-containing protein: protein MPVPLAGILALGGNHHGRHDFGERTQGGRRILLHRGRAPHVRGHGLRPAQKLDPVQPGRFDSPGRGLSGVFRVGLGGGQNFHPAPGPSDPAFLCLVPVGPGTHRSGGVLAVSTETESKFRLDDCPALEPRLAAMGKLRTPWHFEANTVYDRDGELLGARKLLRLRQAGDEALLTFKEPLAEPSPAGVKALREVECAVASFTQMDLVLRGLGYVARLRYEKFRAVWDMAAARVFLDILPFGHFLEIEGTPQAIATTAQALTLDPGLALGANYHELHQAWRADNALPPMDDILFTEPEKTRLAGLLGRAAIQGESC from the coding sequence GTGCCTGTCCCTCTGGCCGGGATTCTCGCGCTCGGCGGCAACCATCATGGGCGGCATGATTTTGGGGAGCGAACGCAAGGTGGCCGCCGAATACTCCTTCATCGCGGCCGTGCCCCTCATGTTCGCGGCCACGGGCTACGACCTGCTCAAAAGCTGGACCCTGTTCAGCCCGGACGATTTGACAGTCCTGGCCGTGGGCTTTCTGGTGTCTTTCGTGTCGGCCTGGGCGGCGGTCAAAATTTTCATCCAGCTCCTGGGCCGTCTGACCCTGCGTTCCTTTGCCTGGTACCGGTTGGCCCTGGCACCCATCGTTCTGGCGGTGTTCTGGCCGTGAGCACGGAAACGGAGTCCAAATTCCGCCTGGACGACTGCCCGGCCCTGGAGCCTCGCCTCGCGGCCATGGGAAAACTCCGCACGCCCTGGCACTTCGAGGCCAACACGGTCTACGACCGCGACGGCGAACTCCTTGGCGCGCGCAAGCTGCTGCGCCTCAGGCAGGCTGGCGACGAGGCCCTGCTGACCTTCAAGGAACCGCTGGCCGAACCCTCGCCGGCCGGCGTCAAGGCCCTGCGCGAAGTCGAATGCGCGGTGGCGTCCTTCACCCAAATGGACCTTGTCCTGCGCGGTCTGGGCTACGTGGCGCGCCTGCGCTACGAAAAATTCCGGGCCGTGTGGGATATGGCCGCAGCCCGCGTTTTTCTCGACATCCTGCCCTTTGGCCATTTTCTGGAAATCGAGGGCACGCCCCAAGCCATCGCGACCACGGCCCAGGCGCTTACGCTCGATCCGGGCCTGGCCCTCGGCGCCAATTACCACGAGCTGCACCAGGCGTGGCGGGCGGACAACGCCCTGCCGCCCATGGACGACATCCTTTTCACCGAACCGGAAAAAACACGGCTGGCCGGCCTGCTGGGCCGCGCCGCCATCCAAGGAGAATCATGCTGA
- a CDS encoding aminopeptidase has product MLTEIQLEKYAQVLFWGMQKARVTPFVPGDIVLVRTDLAALPLAEKVQILLLTKGLNPVVRINPTSGLEKGYYTAAGADQLSFVVPGDRELYERLDGLISLLAPDSITHLKDTPPTKIATAALARKYLRDILDQREAERHFGWTLCLMPTPALAENAGLSEADYTAQIVRAAYLDDVDPATTWENIFREAEAVKTWLNAMDVDHYHVRSAGTDLRVYPGQSRRWIGVSGHNIPSFELFLSPDYRRTEGVYHADQPSYRNGNLVSGVTLEFREGRATVLKADQGADFVRSQLEMDPGACQLGEFSLTDKRFSRIDAFMAHTLFDENFGGANGNCHVAVGASYADTYAGDPADLTPQRKQELGFNDSALHWDLVNTESKTVTAVLTNGQSVVVYADGMFQFDAAQK; this is encoded by the coding sequence ATGCTGACCGAAATCCAGCTCGAAAAATATGCCCAGGTTCTTTTCTGGGGCATGCAAAAAGCCCGCGTCACCCCCTTTGTCCCCGGCGATATCGTGCTCGTACGCACGGATCTGGCCGCCCTTCCCCTGGCCGAAAAGGTCCAGATCCTACTCCTGACCAAGGGGCTCAATCCCGTGGTGCGCATCAATCCGACAAGCGGCCTCGAAAAAGGCTATTACACCGCGGCCGGAGCCGACCAGCTGTCCTTCGTCGTCCCCGGGGACCGGGAATTGTACGAACGTCTGGATGGCCTAATCTCGCTTTTGGCCCCGGATTCCATCACTCACCTGAAGGATACACCGCCAACCAAAATCGCCACCGCCGCCCTGGCCCGCAAATACCTGCGCGACATCCTGGACCAGCGCGAGGCCGAACGCCACTTCGGCTGGACCCTGTGCCTCATGCCCACGCCCGCCCTGGCCGAAAACGCGGGCCTGAGCGAAGCCGACTATACGGCCCAAATCGTGCGCGCGGCCTATCTGGATGACGTGGACCCGGCCACGACCTGGGAGAACATTTTCCGCGAGGCCGAAGCAGTTAAAACATGGCTCAACGCCATGGACGTGGACCATTACCATGTGCGCTCCGCCGGCACGGACCTGCGCGTGTATCCCGGCCAGTCCCGACGCTGGATCGGCGTATCCGGTCACAACATCCCGAGTTTCGAACTCTTCCTCTCACCGGACTACCGTCGGACCGAAGGCGTCTACCACGCGGATCAGCCATCTTATCGCAACGGCAACCTGGTCAGCGGCGTGACCCTTGAATTCCGCGAGGGCAGGGCCACGGTGCTCAAAGCCGACCAGGGTGCTGATTTCGTCCGCTCCCAGTTGGAAATGGATCCCGGCGCCTGCCAGTTGGGCGAATTTTCCCTGACCGACAAACGCTTTTCGCGCATCGACGCCTTCATGGCCCACACCCTGTTCGACGAAAACTTCGGCGGCGCGAACGGCAACTGCCACGTGGCCGTGGGCGCATCCTACGCCGACACCTATGCCGGCGACCCGGCCGATCTGACACCGCAACGCAAGCAGGAACTGGGTTTTAACGACTCGGCCCTGCACTGGGATCTGGTCAACACCGAGTCCAAAACGGTCACGGCCGTGCTCACAAACGGCCAAAGCGTGGTCGTCTACGCCGACGGCATGTTCCAATTCGACGCGGCCCAAAAATAA
- a CDS encoding formate-dependent phosphoribosylglycinamide formyltransferase has product MTRIGTPLSPTATKVLMLGSGELGKEVVIELQRLGVEVITVDRYANAPAMQVAHRAYSVSMLDGAALRRIIESEKPEYIVPEIEAIATDTLVELEAEGFTVIPTARAAKLTMNREGIRRLAAEELGLATSPYRFAETHAEYLAAINAVGMPCVVKPIMSSSGKGQSVVGTPDDIENAWKYAQEGGRTGAGKVIVEGFVDFDYEITLLTVRHSGGTTFCAPIGHYQKDGDYQQSWQPQPMSETALNEARRMAEAVTGALGGRGIFGVELFVKGDKVYFSEVSPRPHDTGLVTLISQDLSEFALHARAILGLPVPTIRQHGPSASSVILVEGASTRVRFGGLEKALAEPDTDLRLFGKPEVSGKRRMGVVVARDENVDKAVAKAKRAAAAITTEL; this is encoded by the coding sequence ATGACACGCATTGGAACCCCCCTCTCCCCCACGGCCACCAAGGTTCTCATGCTCGGCTCCGGCGAGCTGGGCAAGGAAGTGGTTATCGAACTCCAACGCCTGGGCGTGGAAGTCATCACCGTGGATCGCTATGCCAACGCCCCGGCCATGCAGGTCGCCCACCGCGCATACTCCGTGTCCATGCTGGACGGAGCGGCCCTGCGCCGGATCATCGAATCCGAAAAGCCCGAGTACATCGTTCCTGAAATCGAGGCCATCGCCACGGACACCCTGGTTGAGCTGGAAGCCGAAGGCTTCACCGTCATCCCCACGGCCCGCGCCGCGAAACTGACCATGAACCGCGAAGGCATCCGCCGTCTGGCCGCCGAGGAACTGGGTCTGGCGACCTCGCCCTACCGATTCGCCGAAACCCATGCCGAATATCTCGCCGCCATCAACGCCGTGGGTATGCCCTGCGTGGTCAAGCCCATCATGAGCTCCTCAGGCAAGGGACAGTCCGTGGTCGGAACCCCGGACGACATCGAAAACGCCTGGAAATACGCCCAGGAGGGTGGTCGCACCGGCGCGGGCAAGGTCATTGTCGAGGGCTTCGTGGATTTCGACTACGAAATCACCCTGCTCACGGTCCGCCATAGTGGCGGCACGACTTTTTGCGCGCCCATCGGGCATTACCAGAAAGACGGGGACTACCAGCAATCCTGGCAGCCCCAGCCCATGAGCGAGACAGCGCTGAACGAGGCACGGCGCATGGCCGAAGCCGTGACCGGCGCACTCGGGGGGCGCGGTATCTTTGGAGTGGAACTTTTCGTCAAGGGCGACAAGGTCTACTTCAGCGAGGTTTCGCCCCGCCCCCACGACACCGGGCTTGTCACCCTCATCTCTCAGGATTTGTCCGAATTCGCCCTGCACGCCCGGGCCATTTTGGGCTTGCCCGTGCCAACCATCCGCCAGCACGGACCATCGGCTTCAAGCGTCATTCTGGTTGAAGGCGCTTCCACGCGGGTCCGTTTTGGAGGCCTCGAAAAGGCTCTTGCCGAGCCGGACACGGACCTGCGCCTGTTCGGCAAGCCGGAAGTTTCTGGCAAACGACGCATGGGCGTGGTCGTGGCCAGGGACGAAAACGTGGACAAGGCCGTGGCCAAGGCCAAGCGCGCGGCGGCGGCGATCACGACCGAACTCTGA
- a CDS encoding ACT domain-containing protein, with amino-acid sequence MSMQKFVLSVIGKDKPGILANISTILFEHGCNIEDVSQTILQTEFASIFIVLNPDNHPLEEIGQALNRSLDSMDLSAHLRPMTTVPAPKSDAAQPFVITTRGADKPGTISGVTAAIASLSCNVTNFRAIITQEAGVDEMIMIFEVDMPQGVDHRRLRHVMQDACSGFGLDVSVQHRDIFETIHRI; translated from the coding sequence ATGTCTATGCAAAAATTCGTGCTCTCTGTCATCGGTAAGGATAAGCCGGGCATTCTGGCTAATATATCGACAATTTTATTCGAACATGGCTGCAATATCGAGGACGTCAGTCAGACCATTCTGCAAACCGAGTTCGCGTCCATTTTCATCGTGCTCAATCCGGATAATCATCCCCTGGAAGAAATCGGACAGGCGTTGAACCGGTCCTTGGACTCCATGGATTTAAGCGCCCATCTGCGGCCCATGACCACTGTGCCCGCGCCCAAGAGCGACGCGGCCCAGCCTTTTGTCATCACCACCAGGGGCGCGGACAAGCCTGGCACCATTTCCGGCGTGACCGCGGCCATCGCGTCCCTGTCCTGCAATGTGACCAACTTTCGGGCCATCATCACCCAGGAGGCGGGCGTGGATGAAATGATCATGATTTTCGAGGTGGACATGCCCCAGGGCGTCGACCACCGCCGTTTGCGTCACGTCATGCAGGATGCCTGCTCCGGATTCGGGCTGGACGTATCCGTTCAGCACCGCGATATTTTTGAAACGATTCACCGCATTTAG
- a CDS encoding PFL family protein translates to MLNDREVLSTLSMIKNENLDVRTVTLGISLLDCASHDLSRFTDTIYTRITTLAKDLVTVCDEVGDRYGIPVVNKRISVSPIAVAAAPFDSRGMIEVAKTLDRAAKDVNVDFIGGFGALVEKGMAKGDLALIEAIPEALDVTDRMCSSVNVATTRAGINMDAVALMGRTIKATAERTKDRDALGCAKLVVFANIPEDVPFMAGAYLGVGEASSVINVGVSGPGVVRKAIDRAVADNPGAHLGQLADVIKRTAYKVTRVGEIIGREVARLLGVEFGIVDLSLAPTPNVGDSVGEIFQSLGLGAIGVPGSTAALAMLNDAVKKGGAFASSRVGGLSGAFIPVSEDLNIAAAASSGQLCLEKLEAMTAVCSVGLDMVALPGDTTAETLSGIIADEMAIGMINKKTTAARLIPVLGKKAGDKVFFGGLLGEAEIMPVRCNNVSGGFIGRGGAIPAPLQALIN, encoded by the coding sequence ATGCTTAATGACCGCGAAGTTCTGTCTACATTGTCCATGATCAAGAACGAGAACCTGGATGTGCGCACCGTAACCCTGGGCATCAGCCTTCTGGACTGCGCCTCGCACGACCTGTCCCGGTTCACCGACACCATTTATACCCGCATCACCACCTTGGCCAAGGATCTGGTCACCGTGTGCGACGAGGTTGGAGACCGCTACGGCATCCCGGTGGTCAACAAGCGCATTTCGGTCAGCCCCATCGCCGTGGCCGCCGCGCCGTTCGACAGCCGGGGCATGATCGAGGTCGCCAAGACTTTGGACAGGGCCGCCAAGGATGTGAACGTCGATTTCATCGGCGGCTTCGGAGCCCTGGTCGAGAAAGGCATGGCCAAGGGTGACCTGGCCCTGATCGAAGCCATCCCCGAGGCCTTGGACGTGACCGACCGCATGTGTTCGTCCGTTAATGTGGCCACGACCCGTGCCGGCATCAACATGGACGCCGTGGCCCTCATGGGGCGGACCATCAAGGCCACGGCCGAGCGTACCAAGGACCGCGACGCATTGGGTTGCGCCAAGCTGGTCGTCTTTGCCAACATCCCGGAGGATGTGCCCTTCATGGCCGGAGCCTATCTCGGCGTGGGCGAGGCCAGCTCGGTCATCAACGTCGGGGTCAGTGGCCCTGGCGTGGTCAGGAAGGCCATTGACCGGGCCGTGGCCGACAACCCTGGCGCCCATTTGGGGCAGCTGGCCGATGTCATCAAACGTACGGCCTACAAAGTGACCCGCGTCGGCGAGATCATTGGCCGCGAAGTGGCCCGGCTTCTGGGTGTGGAGTTCGGCATCGTCGATCTGTCCCTGGCTCCGACCCCCAATGTCGGTGACAGCGTCGGCGAGATCTTCCAGTCCCTGGGTCTGGGTGCCATTGGTGTCCCCGGCTCCACGGCCGCCCTGGCCATGCTCAACGACGCCGTGAAGAAAGGCGGGGCCTTTGCCAGCTCCCGTGTCGGGGGCCTCAGCGGCGCGTTTATTCCGGTCAGCGAGGATCTCAATATCGCGGCGGCCGCCTCCAGTGGACAGCTTTGCCTGGAGAAGCTCGAAGCCATGACCGCTGTCTGCTCCGTGGGTCTGGACATGGTCGCCCTGCCCGGGGACACAACAGCTGAAACCTTGTCCGGGATTATTGCCGACGAAATGGCCATCGGCATGATCAACAAAAAAACCACGGCCGCCCGCCTTATCCCGGTGTTGGGTAAAAAAGCCGGAGACAAGGTCTTTTTCGGAGGTCTGTTGGGCGAGGCCGAAATCATGCCGGTGCGCTGCAATAACGTGTCCGGCGGATTTATCGGCCGGGGTGGAGCCATTCCCGCGCCCTTGCAGGCGCTTATCAATTAA
- a CDS encoding undecaprenyl-diphosphate phosphatase has translation MTSYLNAIILGIVEGLTEFLPVSSTGHLIITGHLLGFTGPKAETFEIVIQLGAILAVVALYWPTFWGLIRPTTRTFSGVRGMYLLFLTSLPAALLGLFAHSFIKDHLFSPVTVAVALAVGAVAILMVENRASRSTVRDLDAITPGLALGIGCFQCLSLWPGFSRSAATIMGGMILGSERKVAAEYSFIAAVPLMFAATGYDLLKSWTLFSPDDLTVLAVGFLVSFVSAWAAVKIFIQLLGRLTLRSFAWYRLALAPIVLAVFWP, from the coding sequence ATGACCTCGTATCTCAATGCCATTATCCTCGGCATTGTCGAAGGACTGACCGAATTTCTGCCCGTGTCCTCCACCGGGCACCTGATCATCACCGGCCACCTACTCGGCTTCACCGGCCCCAAGGCCGAAACCTTTGAAATCGTCATCCAGCTCGGGGCCATCCTGGCCGTGGTCGCGCTCTACTGGCCGACTTTCTGGGGTCTGATACGCCCCACAACGCGCACCTTCAGCGGCGTGCGCGGCATGTACCTTCTTTTCCTGACTTCGCTGCCAGCGGCCCTGCTCGGACTCTTCGCCCATTCCTTCATCAAGGACCATTTGTTCTCGCCCGTCACCGTGGCCGTGGCCCTGGCCGTGGGCGCCGTGGCCATCCTCATGGTGGAAAACCGAGCCAGCCGAAGCACGGTGCGCGATCTGGACGCCATCACGCCGGGCCTGGCCCTGGGCATCGGCTGCTTTCAGTGCCTGTCCCTCTGGCCGGGATTCTCGCGCTCGGCGGCAACCATCATGGGCGGCATGATTTTGGGGAGCGAACGCAAGGTGGCCGCCGAATACTCCTTCATCGCGGCCGTGCCCCTCATGTTCGCGGCCACGGGCTACGACCTGCTCAAAAGCTGGACCCTGTTCAGCCCGGACGATTTGACAGTCCTGGCCGTGGGCTTTCTGGTGTCTTTCGTGTCGGCCTGGGCGGCGGTCAAAATTTTCATCCAGCTCCTGGGCCGTCTGACCCTGCGTTCCTTTGCCTGGTACCGGTTGGCCCTGGCACCCATCGTTCTGGCGGTGTTCTGGCCGTGA
- a CDS encoding long-chain fatty acid--CoA ligase, translating into MIAEGINKIWLKHYDQEVSPNLDYETLPLHQILERAAANFPNRPAIVFNNWTVSYKKLQRLVELASSNLYRAGVRPGDRVAIMLPNCPQTIISYWACHRLGAVVVMTNPLYMEKEIVHHFNDSGAKTLITINLLWKRIHALRPKLNLDRIFVTSMADCLGFPLNILYTIKSRREYKLGAIPHDGRTVIPWKTLLARTTIRGAHPVDPVNDLAMLQYTGGTTGVSKGVMLTHANLTANAQQCQAVLYSIRENGEIMLGLLPFFHIYGLTVCVNFGTLIGATLVPLPKFEPLNVLKTIDKHRPTIFPCAPSIFIALLQQKNLEKYDLSSVRYCISGSAPMPVPVMEKFNRLTGAHIVEGYGLSEASPITHLNPLRGNSKNGSIGLPFPDTEAAIVDMEVGSLPLPVGKIGELVIRGPQVMRGYWNRPDETASVLRNGWLYTGDIAYMDEEGYFFIVDRKKDLILTGGYNVYPREIDEVLHEHPAIKEAVTVGIKHKTRGEIIKAYIVVREGHNLTKTEILSFCREKLANYKVPKQVEFRDDLPKSIVGKVLRRVIREEEERKGPNEDAVENGDNGAA; encoded by the coding sequence ATGATCGCCGAGGGGATCAACAAAATCTGGCTCAAGCATTACGATCAGGAAGTCAGCCCGAATCTGGACTACGAAACCCTGCCGCTCCACCAGATCCTGGAACGCGCCGCGGCCAACTTTCCAAACCGCCCGGCCATCGTCTTCAACAACTGGACGGTCAGCTACAAAAAGCTCCAACGCCTAGTGGAACTGGCCAGCAGCAATCTGTACAGGGCTGGCGTGCGTCCCGGCGACCGCGTGGCCATCATGCTCCCCAACTGCCCGCAAACGATCATCTCCTACTGGGCCTGCCACCGCCTGGGCGCGGTTGTCGTCATGACCAACCCGCTCTACATGGAAAAAGAGATCGTCCATCATTTCAACGATTCCGGCGCCAAAACCCTGATCACCATCAATCTGCTCTGGAAGCGCATCCACGCCCTGCGCCCCAAGCTGAACCTGGATCGGATCTTCGTCACGTCCATGGCCGATTGTCTCGGTTTTCCGCTGAACATCCTCTACACCATCAAATCCCGCCGCGAATACAAGCTCGGCGCCATCCCCCACGACGGGCGGACCGTGATCCCCTGGAAAACGCTGCTGGCGCGCACGACCATTCGCGGGGCGCATCCCGTCGACCCGGTGAACGATCTGGCCATGCTCCAATACACCGGCGGCACGACGGGCGTGTCCAAGGGGGTCATGCTCACCCACGCCAACCTGACGGCAAACGCCCAGCAATGCCAGGCCGTGCTCTACTCCATCCGCGAAAACGGCGAGATCATGCTTGGCCTGCTGCCCTTTTTTCACATTTATGGTCTGACCGTGTGCGTCAATTTCGGGACCCTCATCGGCGCGACCCTGGTTCCGCTGCCCAAATTCGAGCCCCTGAACGTGCTCAAGACCATCGACAAACACCGTCCGACCATTTTCCCGTGCGCGCCGTCCATCTTCATCGCGCTGTTGCAACAAAAAAATCTGGAAAAATACGACCTGTCCTCGGTCCGCTACTGTATTTCCGGCTCCGCGCCCATGCCCGTGCCGGTCATGGAAAAATTCAACCGCCTGACCGGCGCGCATATCGTCGAGGGCTATGGCCTGAGCGAGGCCTCGCCCATCACGCACCTCAACCCGCTGCGCGGTAACAGCAAAAACGGCTCCATCGGCCTGCCCTTTCCGGATACCGAGGCGGCCATCGTGGACATGGAAGTGGGTTCCCTGCCCCTGCCCGTGGGCAAAATCGGCGAACTGGTCATCCGTGGTCCCCAGGTCATGCGCGGCTACTGGAACCGCCCGGACGAAACGGCCTCGGTCCTCAGAAACGGCTGGCTCTACACCGGCGACATCGCCTACATGGACGAGGAAGGCTATTTCTTCATCGTGGACCGCAAGAAGGACCTCATCCTGACCGGCGGCTACAACGTCTACCCGCGCGAAATCGATGAAGTTCTTCACGAGCATCCGGCCATCAAGGAGGCGGTCACCGTCGGCATCAAGCACAAGACCAGGGGAGAGATCATCAAGGCCTACATTGTCGTGCGTGAAGGGCACAACCTGACAAAAACCGAAATCCTGTCCTTTTGCCGGGAAAAACTGGCCAACTACAAGGTGCCCAAGCAGGTGGAATTCCGCGACGATCTGCCCAAGTCCATCGTCGGCAAGGTGCTGCGCCGCGTCATCCGCGAGGAAGAGGAGCGCAAAGGCCCCAATGAGGACGCCGTGGAGAACGGCGACAATGGCGCGGCCTGA